acgatcttACGTCTCTTCATTTGCAAACATAAACCTCTCGATAAGGGTGAGAAGTGCTAATGGTGACTCTTTCAAAAATAGGGACAGCACCCAAAAAAGTCTAGTGTTACCACAGATAACGCCACGAGAGATGAGGATTCTTGAGGACCCACCCTACCTATCAGCCATGAATTCACAGTGCTTCACCGATGGGATTTTTCCACGAGATGTGTTCCATATTCCCCTGGAAGGTGTGGTTCCATTATGGACTTTTTGATAAAGCATTGCGAAATATGCTGAGAAGCTCTTGGAAGAACGATGCGCAAGAAGAGGTCGTCGCTTATGGATCGGTGTTAGTACGGGCCGCTAGTGCGGCTCTTGATTTGTGATTCTTGGCCTTGAAGCTACAGCAAGCAagggaggagaaagaaagagggggAAGAAGGAATTCCGATAAGAAGGGACGTTTCTTGCGAACCCATAAGTAtgaataatcatcatcatcgtcatcggggtAGCGAAACACACATGTGCATACAACAGGGTGGACCAACCGAGAAACACTTTACCAAAAAATCGACGGCAgatggtcgtcatcgtcgccaacGGGGAGAGGAGGGTGGGATCGTGGGCCtggcttcttctacttcttcgctCATAAAACACCCCAAATCATCCTACTCTACACCACTACACATCGAGCCGTCGCATTCTCCCGTAtctatgtgtatgtgtctgctCCGTTCTGGAAATCGTTTGCTCATGGCGGTGAAAATAATGCCAagaacgaccaccacgaccgtgctgtgttcttcctcctcgtcggtGTGTGGTGCGTAACCTTCTCACCCATCCTACTCTTCTCCTCCGATATCCCGAAGGTGTCGAGCTGGGCAtcgttttccattcgatttcctccgttttatttatgtttagaGAGAACATCAACAGCGCCTCAACAACACGGGCGCGCGCTGCTGTCGCGCAGCGCGTTGTTTCCCTTGTCCatcctttctttcgctcctacgcgcacacaccccgtcgatcgtcgatcgacgaTCTCTTCCGCTTCGATTCTGTGCTATTTCAGGCACTGTTTATCTATGCTTCGGTTCCTATCTTCCTCATGCTCTGTACAAGTTGCTGGTGGCTTCTCTCAAGAAGATTGTTGTtgatctcttcttcttcttctgggcgCGAACTTGAAATCATCTTCGTCGGGAAGGGTTTCCTCCGTCACGATCATTCGGAGTTGAAGTTGGAGTTGATCCTCCGCACTAAAGCACAGCAGCTGATTGGTGGACGACTCTCGATGAAGCACAATATTCTGCTCCTTTTGGGGTAAGCTGTTCGTTCACAAAGTTTGCCCAAATGTTCATATTAAGCAGCACACGATGCGCTTCGtaacagacagagacagacaaaTTTGTCTACTTCTTCCACCTCCAAAAGCTTCTGTTGGCCTGTTATCTGCCATTCAAATGTTTTCCTCCGGGAAGCGTGATGCGTTTGCAAGTTTTGCTCTCATCCTGCAAAGCACGCAATAATTCCGTGACTTTCTGTAAAGCAAATTTTGTTTCCTAATGATGGTGGAACGCCTCGGACGTACACATCCGTTGAGAGAAGCCCCCACTTAACTGAATATTAGAGGGACCTCTGACGGATCTTGCCGTAACGTTTTGAAGAAGAGGACGCACGCGGTGGCATTTGCGTTCCATCGTTTGGATACCTGCTCACGTACATCCGGCCCCCCGGTAATGCGCGGGGAGATGATAGCCTCGCGTTGGCCGTTTGGCCAATTTATCACGGATCTTCCCGGACACGCGGTCTCGTCGATCACCTTCGGAGAGAACGTGGAACCGATCCAGCAGAACGAACGTTTATCTCCGATTGAAAATACCAGTCGCCGAGAACCGAACGCGCTTTAGTATTTGCCGTTTGGAACTTTATAACATGCACGTTTAAACTCGCATCAAGCAACTGTCATCGACTACGAAGTGGGATCAGAGTAGACGATAGAAGGAATAGCATAACTCATAAGTGTCTCAGAAGGCCTGGGATACCTTTTTACTTACTTTCGGTTATAAAAAAATTTCCCCTTATATTAATCCCTTGCGTGTTTCCTGCGATCATGGGCTGGCTACAATCCGTGTAACAACCAATCTTAGCGGTTTCATAAAATGTTGAAAGTCTTTTCTCTCTTGTCCCCGAAGGATACACCGGGGGttccgcaaaacaaaaccacatcTTGGTAACATCTGGTAGCGCGCGCTGgatcctgctggtggtggcgtggctTGCCCTTAGCACCTTCAATgcagtaaaagaaaaagaacccACAGCAGAAGATCACCAACCTGCAAAAAATGCACCACGCGCGCGTTGCAAAAGCGAAAATATGTCCAAGAAATGGCGGCTGCGTCGCGGATATCGGCGTGCATCTTTTGCGTGTTGCATCCCATCGCCGATGTCcagccctgctgctgctgctggcagtccTCTGCTCAGCActagcggtgatggtggtgcatcaacgatggtgcagcagctgccacGCTGGTGGCAGACAATTGGAAAATTGGTGCACGGTGGTGATGTTGTGTGGTgcatcgaatggtggtggtggtttgttactgcctgcttgcctgGCCGGTCGGCCAGCCGGGTGTGTTGAGCTACAGCAGATGGTTCAACTTGGGAATACAATGACCTCTTCTTTGGGTTCGATGGAAAAGGTGCAAGACCTCACCAATAAATGGAATGCAAAATAAAGTGTGGATCTGGCTTACGAAACGACGGTGAGAGTAGAAGAGCCGTGCGCCGGTTAACCCTCGATGGGGGCAAAGTTAAGACGCAATCGAGAAAAGGGATTAATAATAAGGGGTAAGAAGAAAGATGGTTTGCATTAAGCATAATTGTATTAACGCTCCATCGCTCGCGCTTGGTTAGAAATGTTTAGCGGCCACCGAAAGGTCTCGGTCGGCCAGAGGAGGAATGGTTAATTACTCTTGAAATGAATTCTTCTTAAgatctttttcatttcctctttGTGGTGCGCGCACCCCTTCGGTGGAGAAACGAACGTTCCACATAACATCTGTTGAGTCCTTGGGCGCCAAAACACTGTGTGTGTAGACCGTACCACCAAATaacaccacggccacggaccacggcgcactcacgcacgcacgcacgtctcGACACGGCAGCTGAGCGTCAAAGTTGGCGCGCACGCGTTGCTACGATCAACGCGACGCCATGTGTGTACTCGAATCGACGAAGGCTCcccagcagcggcaacagcggcGATGACCGACCAACATAATGCGATAAAGCGATAATGTCcttccagaagcagcagcagcagcagctgctgctgctgttatggCCCATCGTCATCACACTCGATGAGCTGTGGTGGAGATGgagcgaaccaccaccattcgtcgTCAGATgcgtttcccttttcttcgAAAAACAGTCAAGAGAGCGGCGCACCGCATTCTAAGGAGTTGGCATCCCCGGAGTGGCGATGTCTGACAGCGCGAACCGCaaagagaagaaaacgaagaagacaGACCCGATGAGAATGTGTAGGATGGATGAGAAGAAGGGAGGTGTGTAGAGTGGGTAGGGTGTACCTGATCAAGTCTCTAGCATCCCGTGCGCCATCATGCTTTCGCTCGCGCCATGGTCACATACACAAACCCAGACGCGCTCTGTCGTTGCTAGGCGTTGTCATGTGGGggatgatgacggcgatgcGTTGCGGGGTTGCATGTTTGGTCTGGCGGCCGGTCGTGGTCCGTGCCGAGACCTACCTCAACAATGTGCTGTTCTCTCTCTGGGTCCGAgagccgctgccgctgccgtacacactctcgcgctcgcgtacacttccttcttcttctgtacATCCcggcttcatcttcatcgtgtgttggttggggcgccttttcttcttttcgatttttcgcgATTCTCTGTTGTGTATGGGTCTTCTCGGGGGTCCAGGTCATCTCTGTTCGCGTCCCCGTCTGCTTCGAGTCTCGACTACGGGTGGCTGCtgatcattcatcatcatcatcatcccttggactcgagctctctctctcttttccttctcggGCATtgccgcttgctgctggttgttttgACCCTCTATCGAATGCCTTCCACCATGTTTCCTGCACAACGAAGCCGCTGCATCAGACTAGACTtgcatatgtgtgtgcaaGTCGGGTTTCCTGTTGGacctttcttcgtttttttccgtCTCGTCACCTCTTCCAGTTGTCTTCTTTCGCGGCCAAGTCCGTGTTTACCGATGCCTCCTTCGTCCGTTTTTACCGTTTCGTATCCTTGGGTGCAGTTTTATGCTCCTTCCTgcctttcttctcctcttcttggATTCCGCTTCCCGCTTGCTTCGTCCAAGCCCCTGCAGTTCGAAAACACCCAGAGCCAGAGTTGATAAAAGACGGAGACCCAGTTTCTGAGTGCAGCCAAGGTTATGCTCGTTTGTCCTTCCATGGTCGGTCGGAAGTTCGCCTTTTGGCGCGATAAGATTGCGTTTACTGCGTGGTATGCAATACATTTTACGCTCTGAATTTTGTGGATGAGGAAAACGATgatcatttttatgttttgtttaatttattgctttgTTTATGATGGATATGGAATTTCCCAAAAGCAGTCTATCTATCGTTGACCTAGAGCTAGGGGATCGCCCATAGTGTGTCCATGACGACGTATGCTAGCACGGTAGAGGGTTACTACGATCAACTATCGTCATCTCTCCATGATCATATGAAGCATACCAAAACgggttttttggaaaatgaagcagAACTGCAGTAGGCTACAGTACGTTTGTAGCCACGATCATGTTCCAATCGATCTCAGCGCTTTCACTGATTAAATTTGCGGccaatgttttccattccatttccacttttttcctctctcttcgtGTAACTGCAGCACTCCTGCTTCAGTTCGCTCaccaatcggaatcggatggGGGTCGGTCGAAAGAGGTTTGACcgtttagctgctgctgcagcaagtCTCTTGGCAAAATGGGGGAGGGAAACGAATCGGCAGCAGTAGTTTGGCTGCTTTTTCTTCCTAGCCTGATTCTGCGGAGTTCGCGTCTGGTACAACGCCTGGTTAGGGGGAAAGTCAATAGCTATGTACACGCGGCATATTGGTCCGTTAAATGCGTCCgtgttccagcagcaacggattTGAACTGTACCAAAAAGGGCTTAAATCCTAGATTAATTTGATCTGAAAGAAGCATCACAATAAATGTTTTTTCTTCGTACTAttagtttgaaaaaaatggaagagaatTTTGAAATAATTATGATGTATTAAATGTGAGGAATGTAGCGTTCATGTATCCTCAATGATGAAAGTGAATGTGAATGATCGATTACGTACGTAGTACAGATCCATAGAGAAAGAGTATAAGGAGAGGACCACACTCCATTGCCGTGCGGTCACGCTATAAGCGTTTTCGAATATAAAACGGAATCCACCAGGCATAATGAATTATCCGGACCGAAACAACCCTTATTTCAAAAGACTATGGTACCAGATTACCCATTAAATTCAGCCTTTACTGCAGGTAAATATCTCTTACCAAAAACACAAAGAATGTTGTGTTGAATCGACGAATTCCATGTTGGGTATGTAATGTGATCATTGTATACACCACTCTAAACTACAGGTCAACAGCTGCCACCAGTTATCTGATACACACCATCGCGATTTCGTCGAATGCTCATCACTCGATGTGTGGGCCCTATAACTGGCTGGAGCAAAATATCTGCTCCGAATTCCGTGCCTGCATATAAGCGGCTTATGATGCCGTTGTGCAGAAGAGTAGAGACAATGCTCTTTTTCTGTACGCATCATCTTTTGGGATGATTTGTTCATCTGCCATTCTATTATCTCTTTTTCTGTACCGAAATGAGACCCGCATAAATGGTTGATTTGTGTGGAGCAAAAATGTGCGTTGGGAAGAAAACCAATCTCAAAATCCCTTGCagatcctttcctttcttgttTGTAAGCTTCAGGGATCATACTGCTACACAGATCGGTCCTAATaaggggtgcagcagcagcagcaggtcctaGAGACTCCCGGCTGTTTGCGCTTCCTGGGCCAGTTTTCTGTAAATTATGTCCAACGTATATTTCCACACGGGGTCCGTTTGGTTGTACAATTTACTTCGCTTCCATCGTCTAGGATAGTGGAAGcaccgggaaaaaaggggcccACAGGAGGGGCGGGGAATTGGCCACCCGAGAGGaaggaatggaacggaacgaacgcacacacaaggcCAAACTCAACTCTCCTCCGTCCAGGGCGACCCAGGGCGCGACCTAGGCAGCGGCTGCAATatgttctccttcttccttcctacAGGGTTCCTTTCTTAGGCATCGATCGCGCGCCACCAGTTCGATGCGCAACGGAGCAAggcattttaatgattttatgCTTAACCCAGGGCAGCAGGCAACAACACACAGGGCCGCCGCTGTGCTGCGCTGCTTCCTCTTTTGCTCTTCTATATATGCCCATGCGGAACGGTTTCGGTACAGCCAGCGTGCCCAGTCACAGTCAcctagtcagtcagtcagtctgtgccgctgccgctgccgccgccgccgccgtaaaCGAACCAATGGGTTGGCAATGGCAGCCGCAGCAGAGTCGAAGCGCAGAGGCTGTTGAGGATagcgaaaaaggaagcaaaaaaggcGTCCCAACAACAAAGCTGgttgctgcctgcctggcctggccctggcctgCCCTGCCTGCAAGCAAGCGAACGCCGCGTCGCTTACCCTAAGGGCTAGGTCAACCTTCTTTCTGGGGCGCGTCTTTGCCCGGCCatagcttcttcttcgatccTCTCGACCCGACCCCCAggggtggttgctgctgcacaccaaaCACCTCATGCGAGCGAGGACCCGACAAAGGAAGGATCTtggcaaggaggaggaggaggagagcacGCAGAGTGGTGCAATtggatgctggttggtggtaggTCGCAGCAAATGCAGCTTGATGATGTGCCGTGCTCTTTCGACCCACGGCATTTTATGCACTTTCTTTTATCCCGTTTCTCGGGATTAATTctctgtgctgttgctgctgttgctgcatcctTTTTGAAGGACACGGTGCACCAACAAAAATGTGCTATGTCTGCGAAGATGTTGTATGCGATCAGTTTCTTCGTATTGATGGGAAAATAGGGACGACACAGTCCAGTGTTGCTGGTCTCTAGCTTCGAATCGCATCGAAAAAAGAGATCTAACGACCAAGGATCCTGCGCCATTCCAGTCAACCAGCTATTTCGGGGACaaagtcaaacaaattcaaaagaATACAACGATACAACGCTTTTTCCATGGAATGTCCTTATagcaaaggaagaagagaaatttGGCTAGTAGTTTCCTGAGACCTCCTTTCTGTTCGGAGAAACCGACAATCGGCATCATTTCTCGAATACCTACCCCCCGGCCAGGAGAccgcgctgatggtggtgtgttgtcTGTCATGCATCCTGTTTCCGCTTCACTGCCGGAGAGAGAGCGTCCTGATGAAGTATGAAAGATGACACTCCGCTCTAGTGGAGTTTGCTCCTGGTAAACCAATTTCCTgtcgcactcgctcgctcgctgctgcacgTATTCAATTGGGAAACTCGAAACCCGGGGCCCGGGTgtccattttcattccgtttccggtgccaaggcatcgatcgatcgaggcgtGTGTGGTGTTCGTCTCGTTGAATGAGtaacgctttttttttccttaaatgattttttgttgtttgttgtacgTACAGCAGATCCTCGTCCCGCTCTGTTCTAATGGTGATTCTTTTTCGAATTTCTATTCCGCAGACTAAAGCCCGATTATGGCACTGTTATCTAATGGTGCTACCTCGATGCAGATAACGGCACAGCCGGCCAACGGTGGCCCCaatggtggcaccggtggcaacGAAGACTTCAACTCAAACGATCATCTGTTCTTCTCGAGCCTGTTCAACGCACTGCCCCGCTGGGATGGTGGGCAGCTTAAGACGAGCTCGGGACCGGTGATGGTTCCACAAAGGTACGAATGCTCCTTCCCACTTCATTATCGCACCTATCTAGTGTCCTCGCGTTTATTCGGACCTTCCGGTTTCTCCTTACAGCAATCACAACTCGTCACTGGACGGTGATAGCATTAGCATAACGGAGGATCTGCTGTTCTCCAACGTGTTGGGTGCAATCGGAACAGGTAGCAGCTCGGTTGGTAGCGGTGGAAGCCAGCATGGACacatcggtgccggtggacacGGGATGGTCGGCGGCGGTAGTGTCGGCATTATCGGTCCCAGTAACGGCGGTGGCAACAACGGATCATCGAGCGTGGCCAGCGAAATACTCGGTGCAATCGGGAGCTCTTCCCATCACATGACACCCAGCACATCACCGCAGACAAACTCGTCGAACGGTAGCCACTGcccatcgtcggtcggtgcaaTCTGTGGTCGGTGCGATACGCACGCTTCCAGCCGCTGCCTGGACTGTAACGATGTGCTGTGTGAGGAATGCACTCAGTTGCACACGAAGAACGCCTTCACGAAGGAGCACTGCGTGATCTCGATCAACACGATCTCACCGATTGGATCGGCCCCCTGCATGCTGTCAGGGAATggtggcaatggcggtggtagtggtggcgtcAGTATTGTTGGCGGTGTAAACACCGGAGCTGGGGTACTATCGGAACCACACTGTGACGTGCACGGTGAGGTGCTGCGCTATTTGTGCGAATCGTGCAAGAAGGTCGTCTGCCAGGAGTGTACACTGTGGGAGCACAAGGATCACTCGTGCATTCCGGTGTCGAGCGTACAGCACGGTGCTTCGGACAAGATCCTCTCGATACTGGAAAGCGGGAAGCTGGGTACGAAGTACATCAAGGCGAGTATCGATCGTGCGGTCACGTATTCGCAGGCAGTCGAACGCGATGCCATGGAAGCGTCGGCTCGCATTCGCAAAGCGATGCGTCACTTCATACTGGCCGCGGAAGATCGCGAACGGACGCTGCTCGAACGGGTGGACAAGTTCCGGCAGCAGAAGCTAACCTCGCTCTCGGATCAGATGGCCGGTTTGCGGGCAGCACTCGCTGGACTGTCACAAACGTCCGATATGCTAACCAAAGCGCTCGATGCGGTACCACTGATGAGCAGCATGGAGATCGCCAAAACGTTAACCACGGGCGAGAACCAGATGGAACAGTTCGCAGCGATGTACAAGAATTTGCAGCCGAAGGAAGAATTCATCACGTTTGTTGCGCCCAACTTTGAACTGCTGCAGGAAATCCGGATGCAGGGTGATGTGATGCTCGTGGGACAGCGCAGCAACTCGGTATCGAGCAATGGGTCATCCGGTGGAATGTCCTGCTTGCAGGGTAGCCTCGGGAGCGGCGGcggagccggtggtggtggtggaatgctaGGATCAAACAACGGTaccacaggaggaggaggaggaggaaacggaTCGAGTGTTGTCGGTAGCGGCCTTGGTGGTGGAAACATTCTCACACGTCGACCGATCGTTCGCAGTACCACACCGGCACAACAGCGCATTGGTTCGTCCACCTGGGAACCAATGGGAAAGGGTAGCGATAGAGGAGGTAGCGGTGGTTCAGGAAGCATCGGGGCAGGAGGTGTAAGTCTCGGTTCTTCACCTGGTTCCTCTTTTGGCATTGGACCGATTCCGGGAGCTCCGATCATGGGTCAGTGCATTCCCGGGTGTGGGAACCACGTTTCCACCAAGCCGGCCGTCGGTCCGAGTCTAACGTTTGGATTCGATGGACATGAGGATGGGCAGGTGTCGCGTCCTTGGGGCATTACCGTTGATAAGGATGGACATATTCTGGTGGCCGATCGGCGCAACAATCGCGTGCAGATCTTCTATCCCGACGGTACGTTTAAGCTCAAATTCGGTTCCAAGGGTACGGCAAATGGGCAGTTCGATCTGCCTGCCGGTATCTGTACCGACGGGCAAGGGcggatcatcgtcgtcgataaGGACAACCATCGGGTGCAGGTGTTTTCGGCGGCCGGAGTCTTTCTGCTAAAGTTTGGCAGTTACGGTAAAGAGTGCGGTCAGTTCCAGTACCCGTGGGATGTGGCGGTCAATACGAAGGGCGAAATATTGGTGACGGATTCGCGCAACCACCGGATCCAACTGTTTAGCCCCGATGGACTGTTCATATCGCGCTTCAGCTTCGACGGTGTCAACCATAGCCGGTACCTGAAAGGTTTGACCACGCCGCGTGGTGCCTGCTTTACGCCGCAAGGTGATATTATCATTTCCGATTTCGAAAaccatcgtctgctgctgatagATGCAACGCTCTCGAAGGTAAACGATGCAAGGAAGTAGCCCAGTTTATAATCGACATCTCCTTCTAATCCGTTCCCACGTTCTGCTCTCTTTTGCAGGTTCTAGCTGCCAAAGGCCACGAAGGATCGGCGGTGCACGAATTCAGCCGCCCGTCCGGTATctgttgtgatgatgatgggcgcgTGATAGTGGCTGATTCCAAGAATCAGCGCGTTCTTATCTTCACACCTCAGCTGGAGTTCCTCTGGGCGGTAAGTAATTGATATTTTTCAAATGTACGCGGGACAATAAATGCATATGTAATGACGTTTTTTCGCAGACTGAAATAAGACCCTCGTCGAACGGATTGCATGCGATCGGGATGGACGAAAAGGATCGTCCGAGTGATGTGGCTCTCCTGCCCGACGGTCGTCTCGTAGTGATGGTCGAAACATCGCCAGACGCCCGTGACCAGTGCAGCCCACAGAAAACGTTCATTCAAATCTactaatcatcatcaatcccgctagtgtgtgtgtgagttaaCTCTGATGAAGACAGCTGCCAAAATCCgctgaaaaaaaacacgcacacccaccacccccgggatATGGAGGACACTGCTTTCCCTCCTCTCCTATTGTGGTGCAACACCACACTTAGGCTTTTCAGGATGTATGATATATTCACCGTTCCGTCGCAACGTGCACCACAGTCACACAGCGGCAGGCTCGGGACGGAAGGTGATTGTTAATTTATATCTACTTACACCACTTTCTAGCATATTACTTGCTTTCCAGAACGCTATCTACCTcgaaacgtgtgtgtgtgtgttttttttgtttaaaaggCGTGTTCACAACACGCGCGATCCAttactttttatattattttttgaACAAATTATGAACAACAAACTTTTAGAAAACCTTTAACGAACATGACAactaaaaaagaagaaaagaatggGAACACGATCAGATGTAGGTGCGAAACACGAAAATTTCCCTCTAAAATCTGACTGTAATGTGACTGAgcgtatttgtgtgtgtgtatagcgTGTGTAGAGTGTGTAGAGAACAAACTGGTTTAACAGAAgctaaaaatgaatttaatcGGCAACTTGAAAGtacaagcaaacagcaaactttAGAAGAAAAGCAATGAAAAGAAGAGTAAGAGGAAGGCGAATGGAGTGATAgtcgcaaatgatgatgattcttgGTTGGAATGAGTGAACCCGCAGAGGTAACGAGGGACAAATGGTGCAAACCAGTGGTTTGGGGTAGAGAGATTGAGGAAGAGCCGGTCCTTTTTGTCGTGGGTCCTGTAACCGTGTGTGATGTGTTCTTGTTTTTGATAGTTTTGTAAACGAATCGTGTCTCCAGCGTGTAGCGAATGGATCAA
This sequence is a window from Anopheles darlingi chromosome 3, idAnoDarlMG_H_01, whole genome shotgun sequence. Protein-coding genes within it:
- the LOC125957856 gene encoding protein wech; this translates as MALLSNGATSMQITAQPANGGPNGGTGGNEDFNSNDHLFFSSLFNALPRWDGGQLKTSSGPVMVPQSNHNSSLDGDSISITEDLLFSNVLGAIGTGSSSVGSGGSQHGHIGAGGHGMVGGGSVGIIGPSNGGGNNGSSSVASEILGAIGSSSHHMTPSTSPQTNSSNGSHCPSSVGAICGRCDTHASSRCLDCNDVLCEECTQLHTKNAFTKEHCVISINTISPIGSAPCMLSGNGGNGGGSGGVSIVGGVNTGAGVLSEPHCDVHGEVLRYLCESCKKVVCQECTLWEHKDHSCIPVSSVQHGASDKILSILESGKLGTKYIKASIDRAVTYSQAVERDAMEASARIRKAMRHFILAAEDRERTLLERVDKFRQQKLTSLSDQMAGLRAALAGLSQTSDMLTKALDAVPLMSSMEIAKTLTTGENQMEQFAAMYKNLQPKEEFITFVAPNFELLQEIRMQGDVMLVGQRSNSVSSNGSSGGMSCLQGSLGSGGGAGGGGGMLGSNNGTTGGGGGGNGSSVVGSGLGGGNILTRRPIVRSTTPAQQRIGSSTWEPMGKGSDRGGSGGSGSIGAGGVSLGSSPGSSFGIGPIPGAPIMGQCIPGCGNHVSTKPAVGPSLTFGFDGHEDGQVSRPWGITVDKDGHILVADRRNNRVQIFYPDGTFKLKFGSKGTANGQFDLPAGICTDGQGRIIVVDKDNHRVQVFSAAGVFLLKFGSYGKECGQFQYPWDVAVNTKGEILVTDSRNHRIQLFSPDGLFISRFSFDGVNHSRYLKGLTTPRGACFTPQGDIIISDFENHRLLLIDATLSKVLAAKGHEGSAVHEFSRPSGICCDDDGRVIVADSKNQRVLIFTPQLEFLWATEIRPSSNGLHAIGMDEKDRPSDVALLPDGRLVVMVETSPDARDQCSPQKTFIQIY